In one Octopus sinensis unplaced genomic scaffold, ASM634580v1 Contig18757, whole genome shotgun sequence genomic region, the following are encoded:
- the LOC115231728 gene encoding phospholipase A2 group XV-like, giving the protein MGQISSVTILLLFILSKEIAELSPVFLIPGDGGSKLYAKFNKSSHYNLCFQKSGHYFLLWAPLRIFMPVIKQCYFYISSYGCIITARFLTMQTREWREKYIRRFISISGPYNGSTESIRGILIGITC; this is encoded by the exons ATGGGTCAAATTTCATCAGTcacaattcttttattattcattttgagtAAAGAAATAGCTGAATTATCGCCTGTGTTTCTCA TACCTGGAGATGGAGGCTCCAAGTTGTACGCAAAATTTAATAAATCGAGTCATTACAATCTCTGCTTTCAAAAAAGTGGTCATTATTTTCTACTTTGGGCACCATTACGAATTTTCATGCCAGTTATAAAACAATGCTATTTCTACATTTCCAG CTATGGATGCATAATTACTGCACGATTTTTGACGATGCAAACTCGCGAGTGGCGAGAAAAGTATATTCGGAGATTTATCAGCATTTCTGGTCCATACAACGGCTCCACTGAAAGTATCCGGGGAATTTTAATCGGTATCACTTGTTGA